From a region of the Salvelinus alpinus chromosome 2, SLU_Salpinus.1, whole genome shotgun sequence genome:
- the LOC139563441 gene encoding DENN domain-containing protein 2D-like isoform X1: MSNEVDAGDYGPMKRLSTMFSTLQDKLHRDRSDRDLTLPQPTAPALAVTSFFEYLVVVSLGKKRGQGTYEPQITYQFPKLADMGRSQREEEEKSLKAILLFCFPEGVNWAPLTEYPSETFSFVLTEVDGSRRNGYCRRLLPHGKGARAPEAYCIISRVACFGLFSKIFDEVEKRRQISMAMIYPFMQSLREAPFPAPGNTVKIKSFIPESGTEIISLTRPLDSWLEHVDFRTLFRCLTNEEVLKVFASTVLERRIIFMAEELSTLSQVLHAVVALLYPFTWQHTFISIVPSVLIDVVMAPTPYLLGVQRNKLDDVIDQSDMLIVDLTEGAENTFITCIGDESTILPEKLQEELLQALCCRRDNSTSEELNKVVSEAFLSFFVKTVGHFSSHVKGSSGRKPGVFQKKSFCKASEHKASQHFVKRFIQTQMFDIFIQEVERRPTQEGFFHKKIAEYQESKKKEKAKRGQLPKTHHQAV; this comes from the exons ATGTCCAATGAGGTTGATGCGGGGGACTATGGGCCAATGAAACGGCTCAGTACCATGTTTTCAACCCTCCAGGATAAGCTACACAGAGACC GGAGTGATAGGGATTTGACCCTGCCTCAGCCTACTGCCCCAGCTCTCGCGGTGACCTCTTTCTTTGAGTACCTGGTGGTGGTCAGCCTAGGGAAGAAGAGGGGGCAAGGGACGTATGAACCCCAGATCACATATCAGTTTCCCAAG ctagctgATATGGGGCGctcacagagagaggaagaagagaagtcCCTGAAAGCCATCCTCCTTTTCTGTTTCCCAGAGGGGGTCAACTGGGCCCCCCTCACTGAATACCCCAG TGAGACCTTCTCCTTTGTTCTGACGGAGGTCGACGGCAGTAGGAGGAATGGCTACTGCAGGAGGTTACTG CCCCATGGCAAAGGGGCGCGGGCTCCGGAGGCCTATTGCATCATCAGCCGGGTGGCCTGCTTTGGACTCTTCTCTAAG ATCTTTGATGAGGTGGAGAAGCGCCGGCAGATCTCTATGGCGATGATCTATCCATTCATGCAGAGCCTGAGGGAGGCGCCGTTCCCTGCTCCTGGAAACACTGTCAAGATCAAGAGCTTCATTCCAGAGTCTGGAACAGAG ATCATCAGTTTGACGAGGCCGTTGGACTCATGGTTGGAGCATGTGGATTTCCGGACACTGTTCCGCTGTCTCACAAATGAGGAGGTGCTGAAGGTGTTTGCGTCCACCGTGCTTGAACGACGAATCATCTTCATGGCTGAAGAACTCAG TACCCTGTCCCAGGTGCTGCATGCAGTTGTGGCACTGCTCTACCCGTTCACATGGCAACACACCTTCATCTCCATCGTTCCCTCAGTGCTGATTGATGTCGTCATGGCACCCACTCCCTACCTACTTGGTGTCCAAAGGAACAAACTGGATGATGTCATCGACCAGAGCGAT ATGCTCATTGTGGATCTGACAGAAGGAGCAGAGAACACCTTCATAACCTGT aTAGGAGACGAGAGCACCATCCTACCAGAGAAACTACAGGAGGAGCTTCTCCAGGCCTTGTGTTGCAGAAGAGACAACTCCA CCtcagaggagttaaacaaggtgGTCTCAGAggccttcctctccttctttgtGAAGACGGTGGGTCATTTCTCCTCCCATGTCAAAGGCAGCAGCGGTAGGAAGCCTGGAGTGTTCCAGAAGAAGAGCTTCTGCAAGGCCTCTGAGCACAAGGCCAGCCAACATTTTGTCAAGCGTTTTATCCAGACACAGATGTTTGACATCTTCATACAGGAAGTGGAGCGACGGCCCACACAGGAAG GATTCTTCCACAAAAAAATTGCGGAGTACCAAGAGAGTAAGAAGAAGGAGAAAGCAAAGAGAG gacaattaccaaaaacacaccaccaggctgtgtaa
- the LOC139563441 gene encoding DENN domain-containing protein 2D-like isoform X2, producing MGLPVTAGSDRDLTLPQPTAPALAVTSFFEYLVVVSLGKKRGQGTYEPQITYQFPKLADMGRSQREEEEKSLKAILLFCFPEGVNWAPLTEYPSETFSFVLTEVDGSRRNGYCRRLLPHGKGARAPEAYCIISRVACFGLFSKIFDEVEKRRQISMAMIYPFMQSLREAPFPAPGNTVKIKSFIPESGTEIISLTRPLDSWLEHVDFRTLFRCLTNEEVLKVFASTVLERRIIFMAEELSTLSQVLHAVVALLYPFTWQHTFISIVPSVLIDVVMAPTPYLLGVQRNKLDDVIDQSDMLIVDLTEGAENTFITCIGDESTILPEKLQEELLQALCCRRDNSTSEELNKVVSEAFLSFFVKTVGHFSSHVKGSSGRKPGVFQKKSFCKASEHKASQHFVKRFIQTQMFDIFIQEVERRPTQEGFFHKKIAEYQESKKKEKAKRGQLPKTHHQAV from the exons atgggactcccggtcacggccg GGAGTGATAGGGATTTGACCCTGCCTCAGCCTACTGCCCCAGCTCTCGCGGTGACCTCTTTCTTTGAGTACCTGGTGGTGGTCAGCCTAGGGAAGAAGAGGGGGCAAGGGACGTATGAACCCCAGATCACATATCAGTTTCCCAAG ctagctgATATGGGGCGctcacagagagaggaagaagagaagtcCCTGAAAGCCATCCTCCTTTTCTGTTTCCCAGAGGGGGTCAACTGGGCCCCCCTCACTGAATACCCCAG TGAGACCTTCTCCTTTGTTCTGACGGAGGTCGACGGCAGTAGGAGGAATGGCTACTGCAGGAGGTTACTG CCCCATGGCAAAGGGGCGCGGGCTCCGGAGGCCTATTGCATCATCAGCCGGGTGGCCTGCTTTGGACTCTTCTCTAAG ATCTTTGATGAGGTGGAGAAGCGCCGGCAGATCTCTATGGCGATGATCTATCCATTCATGCAGAGCCTGAGGGAGGCGCCGTTCCCTGCTCCTGGAAACACTGTCAAGATCAAGAGCTTCATTCCAGAGTCTGGAACAGAG ATCATCAGTTTGACGAGGCCGTTGGACTCATGGTTGGAGCATGTGGATTTCCGGACACTGTTCCGCTGTCTCACAAATGAGGAGGTGCTGAAGGTGTTTGCGTCCACCGTGCTTGAACGACGAATCATCTTCATGGCTGAAGAACTCAG TACCCTGTCCCAGGTGCTGCATGCAGTTGTGGCACTGCTCTACCCGTTCACATGGCAACACACCTTCATCTCCATCGTTCCCTCAGTGCTGATTGATGTCGTCATGGCACCCACTCCCTACCTACTTGGTGTCCAAAGGAACAAACTGGATGATGTCATCGACCAGAGCGAT ATGCTCATTGTGGATCTGACAGAAGGAGCAGAGAACACCTTCATAACCTGT aTAGGAGACGAGAGCACCATCCTACCAGAGAAACTACAGGAGGAGCTTCTCCAGGCCTTGTGTTGCAGAAGAGACAACTCCA CCtcagaggagttaaacaaggtgGTCTCAGAggccttcctctccttctttgtGAAGACGGTGGGTCATTTCTCCTCCCATGTCAAAGGCAGCAGCGGTAGGAAGCCTGGAGTGTTCCAGAAGAAGAGCTTCTGCAAGGCCTCTGAGCACAAGGCCAGCCAACATTTTGTCAAGCGTTTTATCCAGACACAGATGTTTGACATCTTCATACAGGAAGTGGAGCGACGGCCCACACAGGAAG GATTCTTCCACAAAAAAATTGCGGAGTACCAAGAGAGTAAGAAGAAGGAGAAAGCAAAGAGAG gacaattaccaaaaacacaccaccaggctgtgtaa
- the LOC139563441 gene encoding DENN domain-containing protein 2D-like isoform X3, which yields MGRSQREEEEKSLKAILLFCFPEGVNWAPLTEYPSETFSFVLTEVDGSRRNGYCRRLLPHGKGARAPEAYCIISRVACFGLFSKIFDEVEKRRQISMAMIYPFMQSLREAPFPAPGNTVKIKSFIPESGTEIISLTRPLDSWLEHVDFRTLFRCLTNEEVLKVFASTVLERRIIFMAEELSTLSQVLHAVVALLYPFTWQHTFISIVPSVLIDVVMAPTPYLLGVQRNKLDDVIDQSDMLIVDLTEGAENTFITCIGDESTILPEKLQEELLQALCCRRDNSTSEELNKVVSEAFLSFFVKTVGHFSSHVKGSSGRKPGVFQKKSFCKASEHKASQHFVKRFIQTQMFDIFIQEVERRPTQEGFFHKKIAEYQESKKKEKAKRGQLPKTHHQAV from the exons ATGGGGCGctcacagagagaggaagaagagaagtcCCTGAAAGCCATCCTCCTTTTCTGTTTCCCAGAGGGGGTCAACTGGGCCCCCCTCACTGAATACCCCAG TGAGACCTTCTCCTTTGTTCTGACGGAGGTCGACGGCAGTAGGAGGAATGGCTACTGCAGGAGGTTACTG CCCCATGGCAAAGGGGCGCGGGCTCCGGAGGCCTATTGCATCATCAGCCGGGTGGCCTGCTTTGGACTCTTCTCTAAG ATCTTTGATGAGGTGGAGAAGCGCCGGCAGATCTCTATGGCGATGATCTATCCATTCATGCAGAGCCTGAGGGAGGCGCCGTTCCCTGCTCCTGGAAACACTGTCAAGATCAAGAGCTTCATTCCAGAGTCTGGAACAGAG ATCATCAGTTTGACGAGGCCGTTGGACTCATGGTTGGAGCATGTGGATTTCCGGACACTGTTCCGCTGTCTCACAAATGAGGAGGTGCTGAAGGTGTTTGCGTCCACCGTGCTTGAACGACGAATCATCTTCATGGCTGAAGAACTCAG TACCCTGTCCCAGGTGCTGCATGCAGTTGTGGCACTGCTCTACCCGTTCACATGGCAACACACCTTCATCTCCATCGTTCCCTCAGTGCTGATTGATGTCGTCATGGCACCCACTCCCTACCTACTTGGTGTCCAAAGGAACAAACTGGATGATGTCATCGACCAGAGCGAT ATGCTCATTGTGGATCTGACAGAAGGAGCAGAGAACACCTTCATAACCTGT aTAGGAGACGAGAGCACCATCCTACCAGAGAAACTACAGGAGGAGCTTCTCCAGGCCTTGTGTTGCAGAAGAGACAACTCCA CCtcagaggagttaaacaaggtgGTCTCAGAggccttcctctccttctttgtGAAGACGGTGGGTCATTTCTCCTCCCATGTCAAAGGCAGCAGCGGTAGGAAGCCTGGAGTGTTCCAGAAGAAGAGCTTCTGCAAGGCCTCTGAGCACAAGGCCAGCCAACATTTTGTCAAGCGTTTTATCCAGACACAGATGTTTGACATCTTCATACAGGAAGTGGAGCGACGGCCCACACAGGAAG GATTCTTCCACAAAAAAATTGCGGAGTACCAAGAGAGTAAGAAGAAGGAGAAAGCAAAGAGAG gacaattaccaaaaacacaccaccaggctgtgtaa